In one window of Helianthus annuus cultivar XRQ/B chromosome 17, HanXRQr2.0-SUNRISE, whole genome shotgun sequence DNA:
- the LOC110863909 gene encoding uncharacterized protein LOC110863909 isoform X2, whose amino-acid sequence MVWKIFSAFASHAVSLIIEGRKDVLRKVTHETHERRWLSKGNDLCKGMVIGTPMSTDLTKRVRDIYTKCKSSKGGKSSKGGNTPLMMAIDMGLMDMVWGFIECARQTNTDLETGQKGDGCVQEFFWLYNDKKQTAFDIAVKKGHVEVARLLLKNAHCWCLRWQWIRRREALLHLINHDPKFDGFIFDMLVTSTAVHGNGQRGIIM is encoded by the exons ATGGTTTGGAAGATTTTTTCGGCATTTGCCTCACATGCAGTGAGTCTTATTATAGAAGGCCGGAAAGATGTTTTGAGAAAAGTTACCCATGAAACGCACGAACGCAGGTGGCTAAGTAAGGGAAACGATTTATGTAAAGGAATGGTGATAGGCACACCCATGAGTACAGATCTTACTAAGAGGGTGAGAGACATCTATACAAAATGCAAATCTAGTAAAGGCGGCAAATCTAGTAAAGGCGGCAATACACCATTGATGATGGCGATAGATATGGGacttatggatatggtttggggaTTCATAGAATGTGCAAGACAAACAAATACAGAtctcgaaacgggtcaaaaggggGATGGGTGTGTTCAAGAATTCTTTTGGCTCTATAACGATAAGAAGCAAACAGCATTTGACATTGCAGTTAAAAAAGGACATGTGGAGGTGGCGAGGCTATTGTTGAAGAATGCGCATTGTTGGTGTTTGAGATGGCAGTGGATTCGGAGGCGAGAAGCTCTACTTCACCTGATAAATCATGACCCGAAGTTTGACGGCTTCATTTTTGATATGTTAGTAACATCTACTGCAGTGCATGGCAACGGTCAAAGAG GTATTATCATGTAA
- the LOC110863909 gene encoding uncharacterized protein LOC110863909 isoform X1 — protein MVWKIFSAFASHAVSLIIEGRKDVLRKVTHETHERRWLSKGNDLCKGMVIGTPMSTDLTKRVRDIYTKCKSSKGGKSSKGGNTPLMMAIDMGLMDMVWGFIECARQTNTDLETGQKGDGCVQEFFWLYNDKKQTAFDIAVKKGHVEVARLLLKNAHCWCLRWQWIRRREALLHLINHDPKFDGFIFDMLVTSTAVHGNGQRGKPARVHGNSQRGIIM, from the exons ATGGTTTGGAAGATTTTTTCGGCATTTGCCTCACATGCAGTGAGTCTTATTATAGAAGGCCGGAAAGATGTTTTGAGAAAAGTTACCCATGAAACGCACGAACGCAGGTGGCTAAGTAAGGGAAACGATTTATGTAAAGGAATGGTGATAGGCACACCCATGAGTACAGATCTTACTAAGAGGGTGAGAGACATCTATACAAAATGCAAATCTAGTAAAGGCGGCAAATCTAGTAAAGGCGGCAATACACCATTGATGATGGCGATAGATATGGGacttatggatatggtttggggaTTCATAGAATGTGCAAGACAAACAAATACAGAtctcgaaacgggtcaaaaggggGATGGGTGTGTTCAAGAATTCTTTTGGCTCTATAACGATAAGAAGCAAACAGCATTTGACATTGCAGTTAAAAAAGGACATGTGGAGGTGGCGAGGCTATTGTTGAAGAATGCGCATTGTTGGTGTTTGAGATGGCAGTGGATTCGGAGGCGAGAAGCTCTACTTCACCTGATAAATCATGACCCGAAGTTTGACGGCTTCATTTTTGATATGTTAGTAACATCTACTGCAGTGCATGGCAACGGTCAAAGAG GCAAACCGGCAAGAGTGCATGGCAACAGTCAAAGAGGTATTATCATGTAA